caaagcgaggtccatacagaaatgttttgttgagatctgggtggaagaacttgactggcctgcacagagccctgacctcaacccccatgGAAtagctttgggatgaattggaacgccgactgtgagccaagcctaatcgcccaacattagtgcccGACCCCACTAATGCACTTGTGGCTGAATCGAAGCAAGTTCcagcagcaatgttacaacatctagtggaaagccttcccagaagagtggaggtggTTTTGACAGCAAaggggggaacaactccatattaatgcacatgattttgaaatgagatgttcaaagagcaggtgtccatgtACTATTGGTCTTGTAGTGTATATTGTAATAAAATGTAGACCACTAAAgaataatgcaacaaaaaaaaactgtagGGTTGAAAAGTCTCGCTGTCCCCGGTAGATAGGTTGCGTAGCCTACCAGTCTAAGATGCGGTTCTTAGCCTATTCTTTCCGTCTCTACTGAAACAAATTGGAAATGGTGCATGCGTATATACTGTAAATGCATAACATACCAGAGAACACAATGCGATGTGTCCGACTCCCCTGTTGGCCTAAATATAAAAATAGTTCCCGTTATAGCAACTAGAAAAAAAGGTAGACCCTGCTCCGTCAATTGACAGCGTGAAGGCTTGCCTTCTGCTGCACAAAAAGCGGCAGGACAAGAGGCAACATATGGGGGATGGTCCCAGGGCCGGCTCTAGCTTTTTGGGGACACTAAGCAAGATTTGGTTGGGGACACCCCCACCAAGCGGATCAAAAAAAAGTGTGGCCCCCCTCTTGATGGCGggtagaaaaatgtatgtttaaaagtttatttcctgcaattctacacattttgccatgtggaggagagaaaatgttgcaattttttaacacatttcatgcaattctactattTTATAACTGGGCAGAGATATATTTTTGCTGTTTCAAAGCATGTTTTCTGCATTttgccatgttaatgatatctgagtaaGAGTGACGACAAAAATCAATGAccacctggaggtcagggcccctggatATGTGCTCTGCGTGCCCAGtcggtattcggccatgattgCTATGAATTTAGATtactggctagactaatttaacAATCTAAAAAATGTTAACTGACACGGCTAAttgatactactgcactgttggagctaggaacacaagcatttcgataacatctgctaaatatgtgtatgtaaatGGGGGCAGCTTAggagaggacggctcataataatggctggaacggcgcaaattgaatggcatcaaacacatggtaaccattccacctattccactccagccacaagcccgtcctccccaattaaggcagcaccagcctcctgtgaccaatacatttttatttgaaaaCAGGAGAAACTGCTGAAGCACAACCAAATGTTGAATttacaccttgtgtattctactattctaactctctatTCTAAGTTGAGAACCAGACAGTTCCTAAACATTTTGGGGGGTGAGCCCCCTAGCAGCCTGGGGCCTTAAGCGACTGCTTATGTCGGttatgcctggagccggccctggATGGTCCAATGGAAGAATAATGTTATGGTCTTTAAATTAACACCCCAGTACAAATACCGCTGGCTGAATCCCCACACAAGACGGGAAAATGTATCTGAAGCTTcctgtaacgtaaaaaaaaaaaaaaaactcgtATTTCCAAAAAAGGACGAGTGGTGGTTCAGTTTGAAAAGCACTTTGATAAGTGGTGTAAGCTTAGACAGTGCATACCTATTGCAGATATGTGTCAATTCATGTATTTGATTAACAAAAGTGCATGGCTATTTTACCCATAGGCTAATTTGCAAAAATGACGATGCGGAATAATAATTCCCTGTCTATCGGCAATTCAATTTAGTCTACTGCGCTTTTTCCGCCAGTTCAGTAGATGACGCTAAAGCTGTTTAGGTCCAACGTCTGGGCACAAACGCTCTTGAACGCCTTCCGTCGTTCCTTCCGGTTTCGGTCCCCTAGCAAGTGGCAAGGTAGGCAAATGCCTAGCAAAAATAATCTGAATAAATCTAAGACATCTTACATTGTATGAAGCTGTTACTCTCAATTTTAGATAGATGTGTATGTcattgttgtaaacatccacacATTTCCCCAGAAAGCCTAATATTATTCGAGATGTAGGTTAAAATACACAGGGTAGTCAAGCTACCTACAAGGACTTCCCTGCTAAGTCCTCGTATCACttcatcttttatttattttttaaagctaGTGTGATAGGTAGTAACCACTGCCGGATGCAAGTCTTTCCAAATGTAGTTTTATCATTAGACTCTAGAAGCCTGGTAAAGGTTTGTTACCTACCTTACATGGGAAATGAGCCCATAGTTGCCCGAAGAAGCTAGTTTAACGTTCCTACCGGCTGGGGTAACGTTAGTTGACATAAGTTAGGACTCCCAATCTTGTGACGTTAGTAACCTTACAATCTTGTAGTGGGCTGTTAGCCAGCCAGTATGTGGGTAGGTGGACATCCCTGTTATTTTGCATGTACACTAACGCTTGTCTCATTGTCGGTTGTGTGAATAGATGCTGATGCCCAAGAAGAACCGTATTGCCATCTATGAGCTCCTCTTCAAAGAGGGCGTCATGGTGGCAAAGAAAGATGTGCATCTGCCCAAGCACCCTGAATTGGCCGACAAGAACGTGCCCAACCTTCATGTGATGAAAGCAATGCTGGTGAGAGCCACTTGAACTTTAGGAGATATTGATTCTACTGTTTGAGTTTGTTGGTTCTGTCCTTTGAGACCGGTGCAGTTATTGTCAAGTAGTATGATGTCCACAGTTAAACTGTGGCTGTTGAGTTAAAGACTGGATTGTATCTGTGAATTCTGGGATTTTTGTTACTTGTTGATGTGATGACCTGAGCAAGGTGAATTTTCATGTGCGTGGACAAAAGGGTCACAGTGATGAAATGATGTATATCTCTGGGGTATTCTAGGGGGGGTGCCAACATGACCATACTCGTAATCGTATATGTTAACTGACAGTTGATAGTCGGATCGTGTTATACTCGTGATAGGAAAAAACTGGAGTgtttttaatatgcctaaatagaTGTTGGGAAAATACCTCCCTACCCATTCTCACCATGTCTGTTTCCTCAATTTGCAGTGGTTAAGTTTGCCATCACTTAGTCAAAATGCGCATTAGTGTTTAATCTATTTTCCCTACCCTTTCCCCACTTGTTGGATATTATGCTCATTGATAGTTTGGTAGCTAACATCCACACCTtgtgatatatacagtgccatgcgaaagtattcggcccccttgaactttgcaaccttttgccacatttcaggcttcaaacataaagatataaaactgtatttttttgtgaagaatcaacaacaagtgggacacaatcatgaagtggaacgacatttattggatatttcaaacttttttaacaaatcaaaaacagaaaaattgggcgtgcaaaattattcagcccccttaagttaatactttgtagcgccaccttttgctgcgattacagctgtaagtcgcttggggtatgtctatcagttttgcacatcgagagactgacattttttcccattcctccttgcaaaacagctcgagctcagtgaggttggatggagagcatttgtgaacagcagttttcagttctttccacagattctcaattggattcaggtctggactttgacttggccattctaacacctggatatgtttatttttgaaccattccattgtagattttgctttatgttttggatcactgtcttgttggaagacaaatctccgtcccagtctcaggtcttttgcagactccatcaggttttcttccagaatggtcctgtatttggctccatccatcttcccatcaattttaaccatcttccctgtccctgctgaagaaaagcaggcccaaaccatgatgctgccaccaccatgtttgacagtggggatggtgtgttcagggtgttgcttttacgccaaacataacgttttgcattattgccaaaaagttcaattttggtttcatctgaccagagcaccttcttccacatgtttggtgtgtctcccaggcggcttgtggcaaactttaaacaacactttttatggatatctttaagaaatggctttcttcttgccactcttccataaaggccagatttgtgcaatatacgactgattgttgtcctatggacagagtctcccacctcagctgtagatctctgcagttcatccagagtgatcatgggcctcttggctgcatctctgatcagtcttctccttgtatgagctgaaagtttagagggacggccaggtcttggtagatttgcagtggtctgatactccttccatttcaatattatctcttgcacagtgctccttgggatgtttaaagcttgggaaatctttttgtatccaaatccggctttaaacttcttcacaacagtatctcggacctgcctggtgtgttccttgttcttcatgatgctctctgcgcttttaacggacctctgagactatcacagtgcaggtgcatttatacggagacttgattacacacaggtggattgtatttatcatcattagtcatttaggtcaacattggatcattcagagatcctcactgaacttctggagagagtttgctgcactgaaagtaaaggggctgaataattttgcacggccaattttttaggttttgatttgttaaaaaactttgaaatatccaataaatgtcgttccacttcatgattgtgtcccacttgttgttgattcttcacaaaaaaatacagttttatatctttatgtttgaagcctgaaatgtggcaaaaggtcgcaaagttcaagggggctgaatactttcgcaaggcactgtatatatatatatatatatatatatatcaaaacaacaatgtaaagtgttggtcccatgtttcatgagctgaaataaaaaatcccagaaatgttaaatcgcttatttctctaaaatgtaatgcacaaatttgtttacatccctgttagtgagcgtttctccttaGCCAAGAGAATATATCCActagacaggtgtggcatatcaagaagctgattacacaggtgcaccttgtgccagggacaataaaaggccactctaaatagGCCACTCCTCTAAATATTCACTTTTGATAACACAATTCTACAGAATTCTCAAGTTGAGGGAActtgcaattgacatgctgactgcaggaatgtccatcagagctgttggcagagaattgaatgttaatttctctaccataagctgcctccaaagtcgttttagagaattttgcagtacgtccaaccggcctcacaaccgcagaccacgtgtaaccacgccaacccaggaactccacatccggcttcttcacttgcgggatcgtctgagggggGTGGCGGGTGCTGATGAATATTTCTGTCTTATATAGCTATTTTGTGGggtaaaactcattctgattgggtgggcctatgccctccaaggcccaccctcAAAGACAGTACAAtatggtttagaaactctgtgacaGAGATGAGAAACATACTTGCATGCACccgaaaaataaaataaaaaatacaaagttTTGTATCACGGATAATTACAAAAGAATACTCTGATATAATTGTATCCAGAAAATTGCCCACACTCATTTTGTCAGATGACTCGGCACACCCCTAGTGTATTCATTAACAGAAACTGTTTACTTCAATCTGAAAACGCTTTTCAAtgaaaacgagagtttctattggacacattTTATCTATGTCCCTCCCCGTTTGGTTCCTTTAGTAAACAGTTTCTGTTGCTAAACGTTTTTCAACGGATTCCGACTAATGAACTAATGGATTTTCAGACTACAGCCACAGTTGGGTTATGGAAAATGTTTCCCTAGCATGACTGTTGGATCATGACTGTTGGATTTTGAGGCTTTGTCTTTATATAAACAACAAAACTATTTTTTCATGTTTGTTTTTCAGTCTTTGAAGTCACTTGGGTATGTCAAGGAGCAATTTGCCTGGCGCCATTTTTACTGGTACCTCACCAATGAAGGTATCCAGTACCTGAGAGACTTCCTGCACCTTCCACCTGAGATTGTTCCCGCCACCCTGCGCCGCCAGATGCGTCCTGAGACCGCGAGGCCCCGGCCCAAGGGTACGTCCACTTATAGGCTAACCATTTTCACACTAATGAGCTGCACTGTCCTGGACTGGTTACACATTAGGcttgggaattgccagggacctcacaatacttAGTTGCTgatacaatatgtattgcgaTCCTCACTTCCTATATGTATTGCGATCCTCACTTCCTATATGTATTACATTTCGATACTGCGATTTGATGTTTCAAACATATTGCTGCCTATGTCTGCTTCAGAAAGACAAGGACGTGATCATTTTTGATCAGTCATGGCAATGAAAGtgattggggggggggtgtttactATTTAaaaacaagctataggatgaaaaaatACAGGCGTTTGCGCATATACAGCTGACTAGCGTTAGCTAATGCTACCTGGCGCTGTgttccaaccctggtcctggagtaccaccaacagtacacatttattgTAGCCctagacaagcacacctgattcaactaatcatcaagcccttaatgagttgaatgaggtgtgtttgtcatGGGCTACAGCGATGAGATTATCCatatctggggtgtattcattagtcagaTTCAGTTTATTTTTACATATCGATACTTTGGTCTGGGTGACTCCAGTCCTGGGGGGCTGCAGTGTGCTGGCTTTCGTACCAGCCCTGTACTAACAACTGATGAAACTAATCGTGGTCTTTGATTTAGACCTTGATTTTTTGAATAAGGTGTGTTAAGAGCCGGGCTGGCACAAGTCTGTATACACTGCATCCCTCAAGAGCTGGACAGT
This is a stretch of genomic DNA from Oncorhynchus mykiss isolate Arlee chromosome 7, USDA_OmykA_1.1, whole genome shotgun sequence. It encodes these proteins:
- the LOC110527735 gene encoding 40S ribosomal protein S10 → MLMPKKNRIAIYELLFKEGVMVAKKDVHLPKHPELADKNVPNLHVMKAMLSLKSLGYVKEQFAWRHFYWYLTNEGIQYLRDFLHLPPEIVPATLRRQMRPETARPRPKGMEGERGERPARFNRDGGDRDNYRRSAAPPGGDKKAEAGAGSATEFQFRGGFGRGRGQQPPQE